gtgtgtgtgtgtgtgtgtctgtgtgtgtgtgtgcgtgtgtgtgtgtgtgtgtgtgtgtgtgtgtgtgtgtgtgtgtctagtcatgtgtgtgtgtgtgtgtgtgtgtgtgtgtgtgtgtgtgtgtgtgtgtgtgtattcacatatgaatgacaataaaatgctgtattattgactttagaccagatTTTGTTGATGAATGGTGCCATCACTGGTAATACTgtatagagagagacagacagacagacagacagacagagagagagggggagagagagagacaggcagagagagacagacagacagacagagagagagagggagagagagagagacaggcagagcgagagagacagatagacagagagaccgaTAGACCGACAGGCAggcacgcagacagacagacagagagagagagagagagagagggggggagagagagagagacagacagacagctgttcTCACGTGTTTGTGCAGGAAGGCTCTGACGCGCGGCAGCTCTGGGGAGAAGGAGTTCCTGACGACCATCTGGAGCCATCGGATCTGAACCTCAGCATTCAGACCGTCAAACACAGACGAGTAGCAGGAGGACAGACTGGACATCACAtctggagagacagacaggcagagagacagagagagagagacagagagcgtcaGTAACTTGGGGCAGGGTGACAGGGTTAGGGTCAGTACCCCGGGGCAGGGAGGACAGGGTTAGGGTCAGTACCTTGGGGCAGGGGGGACAGGGTCAGTACCTTGGGGCAGGGGGGACAGGGTTAGGGTCAGTACCTCGGGGCAGGGGGGACAGGGTTACCTCGGGGCAGGGGGGACAGGGTCAGTACCTCGGGGCAGGGGGGACAGGGTTAGGGTCAGTACCCCGGGGCAGGGGGGACAGGGTTACCTCGGGGCAGGGGGGACAGGTCCAGCATGCGGTCCAGGAACAGGACGATCTGGAAGGTGCTCCAGGCCGAGAGGTCAAAGGTGGAGACGGTCTGGGGGTCAGGGGGGGCGCCGCCCCGCCAAAGGTCACACAGATCCTGGACGGGCCGGGTCAGAGCACCCCCTGCTGACAGGTCCGGCTCAAACAGAGGGGGGCCAGAACCACTCAGCCAGCGCTCAAACTCcagacctgacacacacacacgcgcacacacacacacacacacacacacacacacacacacatacacacacacacacacacacacacacacacacacacagagatacacacacacacacacacacacacacacacacacacacacacacacacacacacacacacacacacacacacacacacacacacacacacacacacacacacacacacacacacacacacacacacagagacacacacacacacacagagatacatacacacacacacacagagatatacacacacacacacacagagatacatacacacacacacacacacacacacacacacacacacacacacacacacacacacacacacacacacacacacacacacacacacacacacacacacacacacacacacacacacacagagatacatacacacacacgcgcacacacgcacacacagagatacatacacacacgcacacatacacgcacacacacacgcgcacacacacgcacacacatacagagatacatacacacacacatacacatgcacacacgcacatacacacacacacacacacagagatacatacacacacacacgcacacacgcacacacacacacacagagatacacacacacacacacacacacgcgcacacacgcacacacgcgcacacacgcacacagatacacacacacacacacagagatacacacacacacacagatacacacacacacagatacacacacacacacacacatacacacacacacacagagatacacacacacacacacacacacagacacacacagttttagTTGGACGTATatatactaaatatatatagtgtatttaGTTATGTACGTCTTTCATCTTGTTGGTAATATAAAAGTTGTTATAATAACACGGtcctctgtccctctgtgtCTGCAAAGATGTCTGAAATGTTTCCCTCTTGCATCATgaagtatatatatgtatatatatgtatatatatgtaaatatatatgtatatatgtttgttATTGTAGAGGCTGAGCTCTAAGGCCCTGAGCTGCTGGTCCATGAGAGACAAATCACTGCTTGTATGTGAGACTGTGTagtggtgtgtctctgtgtgtatctctgtgcgcgtgtgtgtatatgtatgtatgtatgtatgtatatatatgtatgtatgtatatatatatatacacacatacatacagcacaTGGCACTCTCACCTTCTCTCTGGGAGACGGCGGCGTCCTTCAGCTCAGGGAAGTAACCCAGGAAGTAGTCGATGAGATCCTGAGCCACCACGCTTTGAAACTTAAACTCACAGATGTAGTcctgaaacacaacaacaacatgtttattacacacacacacaccctgaaacacaacaacaacatgtttattacacacacacaccctgaaacacaacaacatgtttattacacacacacacaccctgaaacACAACATGTTTATTACacattacagtgtgtgtgtgtgtgtgtgtctgtgtgtgtgtgtgtgtgtgtgtgtgtgtgtctgtgtgtgtctctgtgtgtgtgtgtctgtgtctgtgtgtgtctgtgtgtgtctgtgtgtgtctgtgtctgtgtgtgtgtgtgtctgtgtgtctgtgtgtgtctctgtgtgtgtctgtgtgtgtgtgtctgtgtgtgtgtgtgtgtgtgtctctgtgtgtctgtgtgtgtctgtgtgtgtgagtgtgtgtctctgtgtgtgtgtgtgtgtgtgtgtgtgtgtgtgtgtgtgtgtctctgtgtgtgtctgtgtgtgtgtgagtgtgtgtctctgtgtgtgtctctgtgtgtgtgtgtgtgtgtgtgtgtgtgtgtgtgtctctgtgtgtgtgtgtctctgtgtgtctctctgtgtgtgtgtgtgtgtctgcgtgtgtgtgtgtgtgctctgtgtgtctgtgtgtgtgtgtgtctgtgtgtgtctgtgtgtctgtgtgtgtctgtagtgtgtgtgtgtgtgtgtgtgtgtgtgtgtgtgtgtgtctgtgtgtgtgctgtgtgtgtgtgtgtgctgtgtgtgtgtgtgtgtgtgtgtctgtgtgtgtgtgtgtgtgtgtgtgtgtgtgtgtgtgtgtctggtgtgtgtgtgtgtgtgtgtgtgtgtctgtgtgtgtgtgtttgtgtgtgtgtgtgtgtgtgtgtctgtgtgtgtgtgtgtactgacccTGAGGAAGCAGTCAAAGCGTCGTACGTCTCCACAGAGCTGAGACAGGTACGCCACGAAGCAGAAACCTTTCTCATAGGTGAAGAGATTCATCAGAGAGCTCGGGTTCacacctggaacacacacacacacaatcagtcacacacctgaacacaggtatacacacacacacacacaatcagtcacacacacacacacacacacacacacacacacacacctgaacacacacacacacacacacaatcagtcacacacctgaacacaggtatacacacacacacacacacacacacacacacctgaacacaggtatacacacacacacacacacacacctgaacacaggtatatacacacacaatcagtcacacacctgaacacaggtatacacacacacacacacacacacacacacacacacacacacacacacacacacacacacacacacacacacacacacacacacacacacacacacacacacacacacacctgaacacaggTATACACACAATCAGtcacacacctgaacacacaggtatacacacacacacacacacacacacatacacacactgaacacaggtatacacacacacacacacacacacacacacactcagtcacacacctgaacacagatatacatatacacacacacacacacacacacacacaggtccacacacacacacacacatacactccgtgtaaaaatttattttattagatgtgccactgtgtgtgtgtgtgtgtgtgtgtgtgtgtgtgtgtgtgtgtctctgtgtgtgtgtgtgtgtgtctctgtgtgtgtgtgtgtgtgtgtgtgtgtgtgtgttcctgtgtgtgtgtgtgtgtgtgtgtgtgtgtgtgtcttcgtgtgtgtgtgtgtctctgtgtgtgtgtgtctctgtgtgtgtgtgtgtgtgtgtgtgtctctgtgtgtgtgtgtgtgtgtctctgtgtgtgtctctgtgtgtgtgtaggtgtgtagtgtgtgtgtgtgtgtgtagcccaggtgtgtgtgtgtgtgtgtgtgtgtgtgtggtgtgtgtactaggcagtgtgtgtgtgtagcctcgtgtgtgtgtctctgtgtgtgtgtgtgtctgtgtgtgtgtgtgtgtgtgtgtgtgtgtgtgtctctgtgttaccTGGCTCAAATTTGACCTGCAGTTTGCTAACAGGGTTGTTGTCTCCAAGGAGACGCAGCTGTCTGTGGAGGGCGTCCAATCGGACGGCGGTTTCCAGACACGTGAACGCCTCACCTGAAGAAGAGGAGAACAAGTATTACAGTTCTATACTGCAGtattacagtattacagttcTATACTGCAGTATTACAGTTCTATACTGCAGTATTACAGTGTTAACATGGCTGAATCCAagtctgtgcgtgtgtccccAGTATGTGGATCTCTGTCTTCACTGCATGCAGAAAGAgagctcagacacacacacacacacacacacagagacacacacacacacacacacacacacacacacacacacacacacacacacacacacacagagacacacacacacacacacacacacacacacacagcagagacacacacacacacacagagacacacacacacacacagagacacacacacacacacacacacacacagagacacacgacacacacacacacacacagagacacacacacacacacacagacacacacacacacacacacacacacacacacacacacagagacacacacacacacacacacacacacagagagacacacacacacacacacacacagagagctcagacacacacacagagagagacacacacacacagacacacacgcacacacagagacacacacacacacacacacacacgcacacacacacacacacgcacacacagagacacacactcacacacacagacacacacacacacagagacacacacacacacacacacacacacagagacacacacacacagagacacacacacacagagacacacacacacacacacacgttttgtcgcctttttctaggtttctttgttgttgcttttgttgTCATCTTTAACTGTTCCTGACTCATCTGCCCTCACCATGACAACGCTCCTACCACAGGCCTCGCCATGGGGTCAACACGCTCCTACCGTAGGGCTCGTCATGGGGTCAACACGCTCCTACCACAGGGCTCGCCATGGGGTCAACACGCTCCCACTACCACAGGGCTCGCCATGGGGTCAACACGCTCCTACCCGTAGGCCTCGCCATGGGGTCAACACGCTCCTACCGCTAGGGCCTCGCCATGGGGTCAACACGCTCCTACCACAGGGCTCGCCATGGGGTCAGCACGCTCTACAGGGGCTCGCCATGGGGTCAGCGCTCTACCACAGGGCCTCGCCATGGGGTCACACGCTCCTACCGTAGGGCTCGCCATGGGGTCAACACGCTCCTACACGCTCCTACCGTAGGGCTCGCCATGGGGTCAACACGCTCCTACCGTAGGCCTCGCCATGGGGTCAACACGCTCCTACCACAGGGCTCGCCATGGGGTCAACACGCTCCTACCACAGGGCTCGCCATGGGGTCAACACGCTCCTACCGTAGGGCTCGTCATGGGGTCAACACGCTCCTACCACAGGGCTCGCCATGGGGTCAACACGCTCCTACACGCTCCTACCGTAGGGCTCGCCATGGGGTCAACACGCTCCTACCGTAGGGCTCGCCATGGGGTCAACACGCTCCTACCGTAGGGCTCGCCATGGGGTCAACACGCTCCTACCACAGGGCTCGCCATGGGGTCAACACGCTCCTACCACAGGGCTCGCCATGGGGTCAACACGCTCCTACCACAGGCCTCGCCATGGGGTCTACACGCTCCTACCACAGGCCTCGCCATGGGGTCTACACGCTCCTACCACAGGCCTCGCCATGGGGTCTACACGCTCCTACCGTAGGGCTCGCCATGGGGTCAACACGCTCCCACCACAGGCCTCGCCATGGGGGTCAACACGCTCCTACCACAGGGCCTCGCCATGGGGTCAACACGCTCCTACCGTAGGGCTCGCCATGGGGTCAACACGCTCCCTACCACTAGGGGCCTCGCCATGGGGTCAACACGCTCCTACCACAGGGCCTCGCCATGGGGTCAACACGCTCCTACCACAGGCCTCGCCATGGGGTCAACACGCTCTACCACAGGGGCTCGCCATGGGGTCAGCACGCTCCTACCGTAGGGCTCGCCATGGGGTCAACACGCTCCACTCCCACCGTAGGCCTCGCCATGGGGGTCAACACGCTCCTACCCTAGGCCTCGCCATGGGGTCAACACGCTCCTACCCTAGGCCTCGCCATGGGGTCAACACGCTCCTACCGTAGGCCTCGCCATGGGGTCTACACGCTCCTACCACAGGCCTCGCCATGGGGTCTACACGCTCCTACCGTAGGGCTCGCCATGGGGTCAACACGCTCCTACCCTAGGCCTCGCCATGGGGTCAACACGCTCCTACCCTAGGCCTCGCCATGGGGTCAACACGCTCCTAACACAGGGCTCGCCATGGGGTCAACACGCTCCTACCGTAGGCCTCGCCATGGTGTCAACACGCTCCTACCGTAGGGCTCGCCATGGGGTCAACACGCTCCTACCGTAGGCCTCGCCATGGTGTCAACACGCTCCTACCGTAGGCCTCGCCATGGGGTCAACACGCTCCTACCGTAGGGCTCGGTGGTGATGCGGAGCGCTGTGATTGGCTCTTACCGTAGGCCTCGGTGGTGATGCGGCGCTGGGCATAGGTGGCAAGCCCCTCACTCAGCCACATCTCCTCCCAGGTGGCATTGGTGACGGCGTTGCCGAACCAGCCATGCGCGATCTCGTGCACGACGTCGATGAGGAGGAACTCGCTGCTCTCCAGGATGGACGCGATGATGAAGGTCAGGCACGGGTTCTCCATGGCAACGATGGGGAAGGAGGGGGGCAGGAACACGATGTCacacctgggggggggggggggggcggaccCAAAATATCACAACATCATCCTGCTACTACTTCATTACAACAGGTCAACTAGTACATTATTATAGATATTAATTTCGGTCCAAATCCCccagcaactgtgtgtgtgtgtgtgtgtgtgtgtgtctgtgtgtgtgtgtgtgtgtgtgtgtgtctatatatgtatatgtgtgtgtgtctgtatatgtatatgtgtgtgtgtgtgtgtctgtctctctgtgtgtgtgtgtgtgtgcgcgcgcacgtgtgtgtgtgtgtgtgtgtatgtatgtgtgtgtgtgtgtgtgtgtgtgtgtgtgtgtgtgtgtgtgtgtgtgcgtgtatgtgtgtgtgtgtgtatatgtgtgtgtgtgtgtgtgtgtgtatatgtgtgtgagtctctgagtgagtgtgtgtgtgcgtgtgtgtgtgtgtatatatgtgtgtatatgtgtgtgtgtctgtgcatttctttgtgtgtgtgtgtgtctgtgtttgtgtgtgtgtgtgtgtgtgtgtctctctgtgtgtgtgtgtgtgtgtctgtgtgtgtctgtgtgtctctctgtgtgtgtgtgtgtgtgtgtgtgtgtgtgtgtgtgtctctgtgagtgagtgtgtctctgtgtgtgtgtgtgtgtgtgtgtgtgtgtgtgtgtgtgtgtgtgtgtgtgtgtgtgtgtgtgtgttaactagtgtgatgtcagcttgttaaatatgaatattgttcTTGTCTCTTCTCTACTCTGAGACAGGAAACTCAAcatttttgagttgtggacagaacaagacatgTGATGACATCATCGTGGGACTTTTTGGGGAAAcattgatccacattttagagacagaaCTACTCATccactcatccatccatccaggaGATAACAGGGCTACTTTCTACTTGTAATACCTGTAGTTGAGTCAGAGTTGACGTGAATGAGAAGCCTAACAGGTAGCTACAGGTGAAGGTCAACTCACCGTCCCCACAGGTACGCTCCGAACAGTTGCTCGGCAACACCGAGCCAGCGCTCCACGCTGCCGCCAAGTTTCTTCACGGCACAGGACAGCAGACACGGCTCGGCCCACACACGActcctggagacacacacacacacacacacacacacacagagacacagacacagagagacacacacacacacacacacacacacacagagagacagacacacacacacacacacacagagatagagagacagacagacacgatGAGAATCCATCCAGACTCGTGTTTCTTTACCTCGTGTCTCGTTGTGTCACGTTGTGTCACGTTGTGTCACGTTGTGTCACGTTGTGTCTCGTTGTGTCACGTTGTGTCACGTTGTGTCTCGTTGTGTCTCATTGTGTCGCGTTGTGTCTCGCTAGTGTCTCGCTGTGTCTCGCTGTGTCACGCTGTGTCCTCGTTGTGTCACGTTGTGTCTCGTTGTGTCACGTTGTGTCGCGTGTCTCGCTGTGTCACGTTGTGTCTCGTTAGTGTCCCGTTGTGTCTCGTTGTGTCACGTTGTGTCTCGTTGTGTCGTTGTGTCACGTTGTGTCTCGTTGTGTCACGTTGTGTCACGTTGTGTCTCGTTGTGTCTCGTTGTGTCTCGTTGTGTCTCGTTGTGTCtcgttgtgtgtagctggtctTCTTAATAACCAGCAACACTGTCTCTAACCACCACCTGCTTACTGGTTCCACTTATTTATTCATCACTCTAGTTCAGAGCTGTTCATACTGTAATATAATACTTATATCATAACATAATACTTATTTATTCATCACTCTAGTTCATACTGTTCATACTGTAATATAATACTTATATCATAACATAATACTTATTTATTCATCACTCTAGTTCAGAGCTGTTCATACTGttcatattgtaatataatactTATATCATAACATAATACTTATTTATTCCAGCATCCTTTGCACTATGctccataattaaaataataatgtatcataaaaagGATTTAATCCTGCACACTTCTTCATGGCACTACTGCCTCAACCGGTCtacagtgtttctgtttatagtagtatacagtgtttatagtagtatacagtgtttatagtagtatagtagtatacagtgtttatagtagtatagtagtatacagtgtttatagtagtatacagtgtttatagtagtatacagtgtttatagtagtatacagtgttTATAGTAGTATATAGTGTTTATAGTAGTATATAGTGTTTCTGTTGATAGTAGTATATAGTGTTTCTGttgatagtagtatacagtgtttctgtttctgttgatagtagtatacagtgtttctgtttatagtagtatacagtgtttatagtagtatacagtgtttctgtttatagtagtatacagtgtttctgtttatagtagtatacagtgtttctgtttatagtagtatacagtgtttctgtttatagtagtatacagtgtttatagtagtatacagtgtttatagtagtatacagtgtttatagtagtatacagtgtttatagtagtatacagtgtttatagtagtatacagtgtttctgtttatagtagtatacagtgtttatagtagtatacagtgtttatagtagtatatagtgtttctgtttatagtagtatacagtgtttctgtttatagtagtatacagtgtttctgtttatagtagtatatagtgtttctgtttatagtagtatatatgtaaatgtgtatatgttaatatgtttatgtatatatgttaatgtataatatgtatatatgtaaatatgttaATATCTATCTAtgttaatatgtaaatatattaatatgtatatgtgttaatatattaatatgtatatatgtaaatatgtacatatgtaaatgtgtatatgttaatatgttaatatattaatatctaTATgtgttaatatattaatatgtatatatgttaatatctatatatgtatatatgtgtaaacTGACCGGGGTCCCACGTCGACATGCTGCAGCTCTCCGGCCACCAACGCTACGAGGTAAGACGGGACGGGGAACTCCATGGAGAACTGGAAGACCCGGTCCAGTTTGGAGAAGGAGCTGCGAGACGCACTCATCAGAACCGTCACCCCGTCTGGTACCTGCAGAACCAAACAGAACCAGAACCACCAGAACTATCACACATGTGTGctcgtgtctgtctgtctgtgtgtgtgtgtgtgtgtgtgtgtgtgtgtgtgtgcgtgtgtgtctgtgtgtgtgtgtgtgtgtctctgtgtctgtgtctctgtgtctgtgtgtgtgtgtgtgtgtctgtgtgtgtgtgcgtgcgtgagaaGAACGAGAaagtaaagtgtgtctgtataaaTGTGAATGTTTCTGTGTGCATCATATCTTTTATACATATTGTATATTAGGGAGCCctgtcagaggtcagaggtcaggggtcagaggtcagaggtcaggacTCACCCTGACTGTGGCGGTGTACGTGCTCTTGACGGCTGGCGTGTCGAAACACGGGAAGAAGGAACGATTACACACCGAGTGACCCTGAGTGAAGAGAAGAGGACGAGACTGACCACAGGTCAGCTCAGAGTCCAGCCACcagatctacacacacacacacacacacacacacacacacacagagagagagagagagagacacacacacacacacacacagagagagagagacacacacacacacacacaaacacacacacagacacacacacacacacacacagagacacacacacctttatttaaaactttttttcttggAATATTAAGacatctatctgtctgtcaccATAGTCGTGTGTCTCACCGCTGGCCCGTCCGTGGTCGTGTAGCGGACGGTGACGTGGACCAGCTGGCCCGGCGTGCTCGCCGCGGCCGGCAGGCTGATGTTGAGCGAGGAGCCGTAGTCCGTGAAGGGGTCCACACGATACGTGAGGGACAGCGGCGCCTGCTGGCCGGCGCCCGGCACCTTGCAGTCGATGGCGTGGATCAGGAGGGACGGGTGGGAGTCCAGGACCAGGGTCTGAACCCCCGGCTGGACCGGCACCAGATCCAGAACCAGCCAGCCGCTCATCTCCTGCACGGGACCCACACCAAGATCAATCATTATGTTCATTCAGGAATTCTGTCATGTAAACCCCAAAATACATAATGTAATAGAATATAATATATTGACGACACATGGGCAGCGTCCAGGCTCCTCGGGCAGCGTCTAGGCTCCTCGGGCAGCGTCCAGGCTCCTCGGGCAGCGTCCAGGCGCCTCGGGCAGCGTCCAGGCTCCTCAGGCAGCGTCTAGGCGCCTGGACGCTGCCTGAGGCGCCTCGGGCAGCGTCCAGGCTCCTCGGGCAGCGTCCAGGCTCCTCGGGCAGCGTCCAGGCTCCTCGGGCAGTGTTCAGGCTCCTCGGGCAGCGTCCAGGCTCCTCGGGCAGCGTCCAGGCGCCTCGGGCAGCGTCTAGGCACCTGGACGCTGCCTGAGGAGCCTCGGGCAGCGTCCAGGCTCCTCGGGCAGCGTCCAGGCGCCTCGGGCAGCGTTCAAGGTGACGTCAACTCTGCAGAAGCCTCGGGCCTCGCCTGCTTGTTTAGTCAGAGACTAGGCCAACCTCAGCTCGGGCGAAAACCATCACTGTTTAGTGTTTGTGACAGACATAACTCACCTTTGTTGTTTAATGTAATatgttcaaaaaatgtaactacacgctGCAGCGAGGCACGTTGCTCGTCCagggcttggtagcgttgcattccccccccccccgccaactcatttcctggttctccttctccatcaacaacatgagatCAAGGAgaggttaacttctcctgctgcagacctcccaccgtggtcagaaaggaCAGGAGAGACGCTCTGTTTCTCCgtctatgactctagagtcactactcgctccgaaggTAATCACCGTCGCTCTCTTACTTCTCCTtcgctctatcacctactccccacacaccagcacacttacgtaggctacggcgagagctctgcgtggagcctctgcacgactgtaaaacggcctttagaTGCACGGTTTGGCGATTCCTTCACCCAAAGGGGAAGAAAGTCCACAAGCGAGACAGCCAGAGCAGAGGTGTTACGGTACGGAGCAAAGGATGCCTTGCCTTTGACTGAAAATGCCATGACGTGGTGGAGATCTCAGGAGAAAGACTGTACTTCAACGCTTGCTGAACGGTACCTGTGCATTCCAGCAGCAGAGGTTTTAgttttgatattaatattgtatgtgtattATTTGTATGTTGAAGAACAGCAGCAGAAGTAGCAGGTAAACCTACTGTTGAAATGTTGGTTGAACTTACTGTACTGGtattgaaaatgtattgaatATTGAAAATGAGAGCAGAAAAGGTTAACTTCCTGTTAATTCAACCTAAAGTGTTGGTCGCACTTTATTCAAATAATATGTGAATGCATTTGCCATTAATTGTTGTTTActtgtttgtttccatccataATTAATAGTTGTAATTGTTACGAATCAAAATTAAAACGAATCGTTACACCCCtataatatattaattatataataataataataataataaaaaataagaataataaatataatatataataataataataataaatattataataatacatataataataataaatataataataatataataatatataataataataataataaatataataataataataatataataata
This genomic stretch from Sander vitreus isolate 19-12246 unplaced genomic scaffold, sanVit1 ctg314_0, whole genome shotgun sequence harbors:
- the rnpepl1 gene encoding aminopeptidase RNPEPL1; translated protein: MAELQQTPTSLCCCRKSPPASGPRCVGESGRPAVLPGPGTPRRPLVDVASASNFSCFTLRHFHLDLRVNFAVKEMSGWLVLDLVPVQPGVQTLVLDSHPSLLIHAIDCKVPGAGQQAPLSLTYRVDPFTDYGSSLNISLPAAASTPGQLVHVTVRYTTTDGPAIWWLDSELTCGQSRPLLFTQGHSVCNRSFFPCFDTPAVKSTYTATVRVPDGVTVLMSASRSSFSKLDRVFQFSMEFPVPSYLVALVAGELQHVDVGPRSRVWAEPCLLSCAVKKLGGSVERWLGVAEQLFGAYLWGRCDIVFLPPSFPIVAMENPCLTFIIASILESSEFLLIDVVHEIAHGWFGNAVTNATWEEMWLSEGLATYAQRRITTEAYGEAFTCLETAVRLDALHRQLRLLGDNNPVSKLQVKFEPGVNPSSLMNLFTYEKGFCFVAYLSQLCGDVRRFDCFLRDYICEFKFQSVVAQDLIDYFLGYFPELKDAAVSQREGLEFERWLSGSGPPLFEPDLSAGGALTRPVQDLCDLWRGGAPPDPQTVSTFDLSAWSTFQIVLFLDRMLDLSPLPRDVMSSLSSCYSSVFDGLNAEVQIRWLQMVVRNSFSPELPRVRAFLHKHTSRMYTVPLYDDLVAGVMKCVAVEIFSQTQHRLHPNLRRTLQQILFQIAPANQNGPALSAPPPSPSVFTQPQPAATATASAAAGTPAAIALRDVNVSA